In one window of Archocentrus centrarchus isolate MPI-CPG fArcCen1 chromosome 11, fArcCen1, whole genome shotgun sequence DNA:
- the gmeb1 gene encoding glucocorticoid modulatory element-binding protein 1 isoform X2 gives MATTDEVTVSMGEVVMVKADGGEGDPDDPNKTQVILQLQPITTGDESAETDAAVMAVESHPEQTEGDDVEIGCPITCGDCKAVLLVKKFVCPGINVKCVKYEDQLISPKQFVHISGKATLKDWKRAIRMGGVMLRKMMDSGQLDFYQHSTLCTNTCRSTKFDLLINNTRFPPDGTGLTTPTSSQAQVVLGNGGAAGEDRAEVLSGKSDWSLSSLESVDKKGSTEISEDTLNFWKGIADVGLLGEVVTNINTELMELLNNVQQRMDSTTLQETEVAVLSNLAQVFDLLDLVKKIVEKRKQQTDPSQEQILSMLTNLEVQLEEQKKQQQIRNLLTCPQPAKNKTPTKRPTKRPRLQRPASTTTLLTSSINQQATLQPQQFTVLSPISLSSVGQQFTVAGLPIASLSQSSNTVTLLPAGSQLFTRYMVAGDGKTETITLHPSSGLTLVGTTALQDSSQLGTVVSPMELVQLSQQASGTEVVPIEGQVVDGTMLVQQEVMQGEVEASQEHTVIEINPAPVDQAVGVMELQLTGESGRDGATMVVQSGMEMTMAAEADEETQHQMQEAHTEGVQEVQLDASGQLSHVQIVVIGENTQEENKVK, from the exons ATGGCGACCACTGATGAGGTCACTGTGTCCATGGGAGAGGTGGTGATGGTGAAGGCGGACGGCGGTGAAGGTGACCCTGATGACCCTAATAAGACTCAGGTCATCCTCCAGCTCCAGCCAATCACCACTGG agaTGAGTCTGCTGAAACAGATGCAGCTGTCATGGCTGTTGAATCTCATCCAG AGCAAACTGAGGGAGACGACGTTGAGATTGGCTGTCCTATAACGTGTGGTGACTGTAAAGCTGTGCTGCTAGTGAAGAAGTTTGTGTGCCCAGGAATCAATGTGAAATGTGTGAAG TATGAAGACCAGCTGATCAGTCCCAAGCAGTTTGTGCACATTTCTGGAAAAGCCACTCTGAAAGACTGGAAAAGAGCCATCAGGATGGGAGGAGTCATGCTGAG AAAAATGATGGATTCCGGTCAGCTGGACTTCTACCAGCACAGCACGCTGTGCACCAACACGTGTCGCAGCACCAAGTTTGACCTTTTAATCAACAACACGCGCTTCCCTCCAGATGGCACTGGCCTTACCACACCCACATCCTCCCAag CTCAGGTGGTCCTGGGTAATGGCGGGGCAGCCGGAGAAGACAGAGCCGAGGTCCTGAGCGGGAAGTCGGACTGGAGCTTGAGTTCACTGGAGTCTGTAGACAAGAAGGGATCTACTGAGATCTCAG AGGACACACTGAACTTTTGGAAGGGCATTGCTGATGTGGGTTTGTTGGGTGAAGTTGTGACCAACATCAACACAGAGCTCATGGAGCTCTTAAACAACGTGCAGCAGCGCATGGATTCAACCACCCTACAGGAAACAG AGGTGGCGGTGCTCAGTAACCTTGCCCAGGTCTTCGATCTGCTTGACTTGGTCAAGAAGATTGTGGagaagaggaagcagcagacGGATCCCAGTCAGGAGCAGATCCTCAGCATGCTTACCA ATCTGGAGGTGCAGCTGGAAgaacagaagaagcagcagcaaatACGAAATCTTCTCACCTGCCCACAGCctgccaaaaacaaaactccCACCAAGCGCCCAACCAAGCGGCCTCGGCTCCAGAGGCCCGCCTCCACCAccactctcctgacctcctctataAACCAGCAGGCCACTCTGCAGCCCCAGCAGTTCACCGTTCTTTCCCCCATCTCGCTGTCCTCTGTGGGGCAGCAGTTCACCGTGGCAGGCTTGCCCATTGCCTCACTGTCCCAGTCTTCCAATACAGTCACATTGCTCCCTGCCGGCTCGCAGCTTTTCACCCGTTACATGGTGGCCGGAGACGGCAAGACAGAAACCATCACCTTGCATCCGTCTTCAGGCCTGACGCTGGTTGGCACCACCGCTCTGCAGGACTCCAGCCAACTGGGCACAGTGGTGAGCCCCATGGAGCTGGTGCAGCTGAGCCAGCAGGCTAGTGGTACAGAGGTGGTGCCCATAGAAGGCCAGGTGGTAGACGGCACAATGCTGGTGCAGCAGGAGGTGATGCAGGGCGAGGTGGAGGCCAGCCAGGAGCACACGGTCATCGAGATCAACCCGGCTCCTGTGGACCAGGCAGTGGGAGTGATGGAGCTCCAGCTGACCGGGGAGTCAGGCAGAGATGGGGCCACCATGGTGGTCCAGAGTGGCATGGAAATGACCATGGCAGCAGAGGCGGATGAGGAGACTCAGCACCAAATGCAGGAGGCACACACTGAAGGGGTTCAGGAGGTGCAACTGGATGCCAGCGGACAGTTGTCACATGTACAGATAGTGGTCATAGGAGAAAACACTCAGGAAGAAAACAAGGTCAAATAA
- the gmeb1 gene encoding glucocorticoid modulatory element-binding protein 1 isoform X1 yields MATTDEVTVSMGEVVMVKADGGEGDPDDPNKTQVILQLQPITTGDESAETDAAVMAVESHPEQTEGDDVEIGCPITCGDCKAVLLVKKFVCPGINVKCVKYEDQLISPKQFVHISGKATLKDWKRAIRMGGVMLRKMMDSGQLDFYQHSTLCTNTCRSTKFDLLINNTRFPPDGTGLTTPTSSQAQVVLGNGGAAGEDRAEVLSGKSDWSLSSLESVDKKGSTEISEDTLNFWKGIADVGLLGEVVTNINTELMELLNNVQQRMDSTTLQETDSCLVEVAVLSNLAQVFDLLDLVKKIVEKRKQQTDPSQEQILSMLTNLEVQLEEQKKQQQIRNLLTCPQPAKNKTPTKRPTKRPRLQRPASTTTLLTSSINQQATLQPQQFTVLSPISLSSVGQQFTVAGLPIASLSQSSNTVTLLPAGSQLFTRYMVAGDGKTETITLHPSSGLTLVGTTALQDSSQLGTVVSPMELVQLSQQASGTEVVPIEGQVVDGTMLVQQEVMQGEVEASQEHTVIEINPAPVDQAVGVMELQLTGESGRDGATMVVQSGMEMTMAAEADEETQHQMQEAHTEGVQEVQLDASGQLSHVQIVVIGENTQEENKVK; encoded by the exons ATGGCGACCACTGATGAGGTCACTGTGTCCATGGGAGAGGTGGTGATGGTGAAGGCGGACGGCGGTGAAGGTGACCCTGATGACCCTAATAAGACTCAGGTCATCCTCCAGCTCCAGCCAATCACCACTGG agaTGAGTCTGCTGAAACAGATGCAGCTGTCATGGCTGTTGAATCTCATCCAG AGCAAACTGAGGGAGACGACGTTGAGATTGGCTGTCCTATAACGTGTGGTGACTGTAAAGCTGTGCTGCTAGTGAAGAAGTTTGTGTGCCCAGGAATCAATGTGAAATGTGTGAAG TATGAAGACCAGCTGATCAGTCCCAAGCAGTTTGTGCACATTTCTGGAAAAGCCACTCTGAAAGACTGGAAAAGAGCCATCAGGATGGGAGGAGTCATGCTGAG AAAAATGATGGATTCCGGTCAGCTGGACTTCTACCAGCACAGCACGCTGTGCACCAACACGTGTCGCAGCACCAAGTTTGACCTTTTAATCAACAACACGCGCTTCCCTCCAGATGGCACTGGCCTTACCACACCCACATCCTCCCAag CTCAGGTGGTCCTGGGTAATGGCGGGGCAGCCGGAGAAGACAGAGCCGAGGTCCTGAGCGGGAAGTCGGACTGGAGCTTGAGTTCACTGGAGTCTGTAGACAAGAAGGGATCTACTGAGATCTCAG AGGACACACTGAACTTTTGGAAGGGCATTGCTGATGTGGGTTTGTTGGGTGAAGTTGTGACCAACATCAACACAGAGCTCATGGAGCTCTTAAACAACGTGCAGCAGCGCATGGATTCAACCACCCTACAGGAAACAG ATTCCTGTCTGGTAGAGGTGGCGGTGCTCAGTAACCTTGCCCAGGTCTTCGATCTGCTTGACTTGGTCAAGAAGATTGTGGagaagaggaagcagcagacGGATCCCAGTCAGGAGCAGATCCTCAGCATGCTTACCA ATCTGGAGGTGCAGCTGGAAgaacagaagaagcagcagcaaatACGAAATCTTCTCACCTGCCCACAGCctgccaaaaacaaaactccCACCAAGCGCCCAACCAAGCGGCCTCGGCTCCAGAGGCCCGCCTCCACCAccactctcctgacctcctctataAACCAGCAGGCCACTCTGCAGCCCCAGCAGTTCACCGTTCTTTCCCCCATCTCGCTGTCCTCTGTGGGGCAGCAGTTCACCGTGGCAGGCTTGCCCATTGCCTCACTGTCCCAGTCTTCCAATACAGTCACATTGCTCCCTGCCGGCTCGCAGCTTTTCACCCGTTACATGGTGGCCGGAGACGGCAAGACAGAAACCATCACCTTGCATCCGTCTTCAGGCCTGACGCTGGTTGGCACCACCGCTCTGCAGGACTCCAGCCAACTGGGCACAGTGGTGAGCCCCATGGAGCTGGTGCAGCTGAGCCAGCAGGCTAGTGGTACAGAGGTGGTGCCCATAGAAGGCCAGGTGGTAGACGGCACAATGCTGGTGCAGCAGGAGGTGATGCAGGGCGAGGTGGAGGCCAGCCAGGAGCACACGGTCATCGAGATCAACCCGGCTCCTGTGGACCAGGCAGTGGGAGTGATGGAGCTCCAGCTGACCGGGGAGTCAGGCAGAGATGGGGCCACCATGGTGGTCCAGAGTGGCATGGAAATGACCATGGCAGCAGAGGCGGATGAGGAGACTCAGCACCAAATGCAGGAGGCACACACTGAAGGGGTTCAGGAGGTGCAACTGGATGCCAGCGGACAGTTGTCACATGTACAGATAGTGGTCATAGGAGAAAACACTCAGGAAGAAAACAAGGTCAAATAA